The following are from one region of the Salminus brasiliensis chromosome 14, fSalBra1.hap2, whole genome shotgun sequence genome:
- the LOC140577170 gene encoding transcription factor HES-5-like — MPPTVTAALIYSKEHLPLSNKLRKPIVEKMRRERINSSIEKLKSLLGREFLKQQPDSRQEKADILEMTLHFLKQQQQSHNHSVCSTAANEGYSRCVQEAICFLSQCEVQTSSQRRLLKHFLTMQPSMEKSTSVLQTSSPAFHTSSKEEPPASSALWRPW, encoded by the exons ATGCCTCCTACAGTCACTGCAGCTCTCATCTACTCCAAAGAGCATCTTCCACTTTCAAACAAG ctgaGGAAGCCAATAGTGGAGAAGATGCGTAGAGAACGCATCAACAGCAGCATCGAGAAGCTCAAGTCTCTCCTGGGCCGAGAATTCCTAAAGCAGCAGCCTGATTCCAGACAGGAGAAAGCCGACATCCTGGAGATGACGCTTCACTTcctgaaacagcagcagcagtcccACAACCACTCTGTCTGCTCCACTGCAGCCAATGAAGGCTACAGCAGGTGTGTGCAGGAGGCCATCTGCTTCCTTTCTCAGTGTGAAGTGCAGACTTCATCCCAGAGAAGACTGCTGAAGCACTTCCTCACCATGCAGCCCTCCATGGAGAAGAGCACAAGTGTCCTGCAGACCAGCTCTCCAGCCTTCCACACCAGCAGCAAAGAGGAACCTCCAGCCTCTAGTGCTCTCTGGAGACCCTGGTAG
- the tas1r1 gene encoding taste receptor type 1 member 1 — protein sequence MGKLVYGTLLLVCVWSCCYGAGLQLKGDFTIYGMFPLHNTGPTISATPCMATCKQGTDNKHGFHLVQALRYAVEEINNGTGNDQLLPGVTLGYNTYDICSLSASVLATVDLLAQQYNRVKVEPRAVALIGPDSSDFAFTPAAALGSYLLPEISYEASNEILSNKIRYPSFFRTIPSDKNQVDAMIQILLKFNWTWIAVLGSDNSYGQQGMLSLSQQASDHDICIAHQAVIPSLNSGTQQRMRDVVRNIIKTKVNTIVVFSSKRIAKGFFPFVIEQNVTGKVWIGTEDWSMATLVSGIPGISTIGTVLGVSVKYTPFAGFRDFETQAVSTLKDLNSSDSDMVVPCLQNTDLYTMAAKAFSLENYDIISSFNVYKAVYAVAHALRGVLGCNLGQCQKTKVPAWQLFQSLKQVRFSVRNTPVYFDENGDPPTGYDIVTWTWKDKAWAFRVVGAYSPDPPDLQVDLSQIQWMGDVSDVTESLCSPECPYGHRELQVGQHKCCFECMACPASTFLNKSGSTSCQPCKQDQWSPPESEECLNRTVLYLPWNSPPSYVLLVLLAITLLLTLGTAVLFLFNLSTPVVKSAGGRTCLLMLLSMTAASSSTLCHFGTPSRLACLLKQSLFLLSFTVCLACVTVRSLQVVCIFKWSSKLPRFYETWAKNRGPEAFILVTSAVEFLISVVHVILYTPYPSQNYDLYYSSIVLECSNTLSPGAFVEILYVSLLSILCFCLSYMGKDLPANYNEAKCITFSLMIYMISWISFFTVYTVNRGTLTMALEVVAVLCSVLGILGGYFLPKVYIILLKPQMNTTAHFQNCIQMYTMAKQ from the exons ATGGGGAAGCTGGTGTATGGGACCctgctgctggtgtgtgtgtggagctgctGTTATGGTGCTGGTCTCCAGCTGAAAGGAGATTTCACCATCTACGGCATGTTTCCTCTCCACAATACTGGGCCGACGATCTCTGCTACACCTTGTATGGCTACCTGTAAACA AGGTACAGACAACAAACATGGCTTTCACTTGGTGCAGGCTCTGAGGTATGCTGTGGAGGAGATCAACAACGGCACTGGAAATGATCAGCTCTTGCCAGGCGTCACTCTAGGATACAACACATACGACATTTGCTCCCTCAGTGCCAGTGTTCTGGCCACCGTGGACCTGCTAGCTCAGCAGTATAACAGAGTAAAAGTGGAACCCCGGGCAGTGGCACTCATCGGTCCAGACAGCAGTGACTTTGCCTTCACTCCAGCTGCTGCACTTGGCTCTTACCTGCTACCTGAG ATCTCTTATGAAGCTTCCAACGAAATCCTGAGTAACAAAATCCGGTATCCATCTTTCTTCCGCACCATTCCCAGTGATAAGAACCAGGTCGACGCCATGATCCAGATCCTTCTCAAGTTTAACTGGACCTGGATAGCTGTTCTTGGCAGCGACAATTCTTATGGCCAGCAAGGCATGTTAAGTCTGTCGCAGCAAGCATCAGATCACGACATATGCATTGCACATCAAGCTGTGATACCAAGCCTTAACAGTGGCACACAGCAGCGAATGCGAGATGTGGTCAGAAATATCATCAAAACCAAAGTGAACACCATAGTGGTGTTTTCCAGCAAGAGGATCGCCAAAGGCTTTTTCCCTTTTGTGATAGAGCAGAATGTGACGGGCAAAGTGTGGATTGGGACGGAGGACTGGTCCATGGCCACTCTGGTGTCTGGAATACCGGGAATCAGCACCATTGGGACTGTCCTGGGTGTATCCGTCAAATACACACCTTTTGCAGGGTTTCGTGACTTTGAGACCCAAGCTGTGTCTACGCTTAAAGATTTAAACTCTTCAGACAGTGACATGGTGGTCCCATGCCTGCAAAATACAGACCTGTACACAATGGCAGCTAAAGCTTTTTCTCTGGAGAATTATGACATTATATCTTCTTTTAATGTGTATAAGGCGGTGTATGCAGTCGCACACGCACTGCGGGGGGTACTCGGGTGTAACTTGGGACAATGTCAGAAAACTAAAGTGCCGGCATGGCAG CTCTTTCAGAGTTTAAAGCAAGTGCGGTTTTCTGTCAGAAACACACCAGTGTATTTTGATGAGAATGGAGACCCACCCACAGGATATGACATAGTGACATGGACGTGGAAGGATAAAGCATGGGCTTTCAGAGTGGTGGGAGCATACAGCCCAGACCCCCCTGATCTTCAGGTGGATCTGTCTCAGATTCAGTGGATGGGAGATGTGTCAGAT gtgacTGAGTCACTGTGCTCCCCAGAATGCCCCTATGGACATCGGGAACTCCAGGTCGGACAACATAAGTGCTGTTTCGAGTGCATGGCATGCCCTGCTTCCACTTTCCTCAACAAGTCTG GCTCCACCAGCTGCCAGCCCTGTAAGCAAGATCAGTGGTCTCCACCTGAGAGTGAGGAGTGTCTGAACAGAACCGTACTTTATCTGCCCTGGAATTCTCCACCATCTTATGTTCTGCTGGTTCTGCTGGCCATCACTCTGCTGCTCACCCTGGGCACCGCTGTCCTCTTCCTGTTCAACCTGAGCACCCCAGTGGTAAAGTCTGCTGGGGGCAGGACCTGTCTGCTCATGCTGCTGTCCATGACCGCAGCGTCCTCCAGCACACTGTGCCATTTCGGCACGCCCTCGCGACTAGCCTGCCTGCTCAAGCAgtccctcttcctcctcagctTCACTGTCTGCCTGGCCTGTGTGACCGTCCGCTCCCTCCAG GTGGTGTGCATATTCAAGTGGTCCTCTAAGCTTCCCAGGTTCTACGAGACCTGGGCCAAAAACAGAGGCCCTGAGGCGTTCATCCTGGTCACTTCTGCAGTGGAGTTCCTCATCTCTGTCGTCCATGTGATCTTATACACACCTTACCCCTCCCAGAATTATGACCTGTACTATAGCAGCATTGTTCTAGAGTGCAGTAACACTCTGTCTCCTGGAGCGTTTGTGGAGATTTTGTATGTGTCCCTACTTAGCATTCTTTGCTTCTGCCTTAGCTACATGGGTAAAGACCTGCCTGCCAATTACAATGAGGCCAAGTGCATTACTTTCAGCCTCATGATCTACATGATCTCCTGGATCAGCTTCTTCACAGTGTACACCGTTAACAGAGGCACTCTAACCATGGCTCTGGAGGTGGTTGCTGTACTTTGTAGTGTCCTTGGAATACTGGGTGGATATTTTTTACCCAAAGTGTACATCATTTTGTTAAAACCTCAGATGAATACCACTGCTCACTTCCAAAACTGCATTCAAATGTATACCATGGCCAAACAGTGA
- the her12 gene encoding hairy-related 12, protein MAPHSVTLSTFDHLRFSDKDRLKLRKPIVEKMRRDRINSCIDQLKKLLEKELHSQDPSTKLEKADILEMTVSFLKQQQQQRLPAVLAQKDYNEGYSHCWRESLHFLNVHSSRGRSAQELQQLHQAQRTSTELSCSQPPSSPSSSSKHSQAQAVQQQQQPGRPVWRPW, encoded by the exons ATGGCTCCACACTCAGTTACTCTTTCCACCTTTGACCACCTGAGATTCAGTGATAAAGACAGACTTAAG CTAAGAAAACCGATCGTAGAGAAGATGCGCCGAGACCGTATCAACAGCTGCATCGATCAGCTCAAGAAGCTGCTGGAGAAGGAGCTCCACAGCCAAGACCCCAGCACCAAGCTGGAGAAAGCTGACATCCTGGAGATGACGGTCAGCTTCCTgaagcagcagcaacagcagaggCTGCCGGCCGTGCTGGCCCAGAAGGACTATAACGAAGGCTACTCGCACTGCTGGAGGGAGTCTCTGCACTTCCTCAATGTCCATTCTAGCAGAGGTCGATCAGCCCAGGAGCTCCAGCAACTCCACCAAGCCCAGAGAACCAGCACAGAGCTCAGCTGCAGCCAACCTCCTTCCAgccccagctccagctccaagCACAGTCAAGCACAGgcagttcagcagcagcagcagcctggcAGGCCTGTCTGGAGGCCCTGGTAG